The DNA window CACGGCCTTGGCGTAGGGCGCCGCAATGTGATCAAAGGGAAGGTTACCGGCGCCAATGCCAAAGGCCTGTGTGAAGGCGCGGGCAAAATTGCCGAAGATCAGCCGGGCGTGGGCAAAAAACGCCCGGTCGAACGCCTCAATGTCGTTGTCGTCCTTCGCTGCCAGTTCCTCCAGCACATAGGGATGACAACGAATGGCGCCCTGGCCGAAGATCATCAGGTTACGCGTGAGGATATTGGCGCCCTCAACGGTGATAGACACCGCGGTGGCGGAGAAGCCAATACCCAGGTAATTGCGGGGGCCCAAAGTTACCGTACGACCCCCGTGAACATCCATCGCATCCATAGCCATATCGCGCTGGAATTCGGTGAGCTGGCTCTTGAGAATCGCTGAGGGTACGGCTGGCTTTTCGCCGTTGTCGATCATGTTGGCGGTCTGGATCACCGAGGCCTGGGCGATATAAGCCTTAGCGGCAATGCGGGCCAGCGGCTCCTGAACCCCTTCCATTTCTGCAACCGGCACGTTGAACTGACGACGGATGCGCGTGAAGCCGCCGGCCATGCCGAGCATATAGCGACCAGAACCGCTGGCGCCGGACGGCAGCGTGACACTGCGGCCCACCGACAGACACTCGACCAGCATACGCCAGCCTTCGCCGGCCATTTTTGGCCCGCCGATGATCCAGTCCAGCGGGATGAAGACGTCCTTCCCGACAATCGGACCGTTCAGGAAGGGGCTACCGATCGGCCAGTGACGGCGGCCGATTTCCATGCCTTTGGTATTGCGCGGAACCAGTGCGCAGGTGATACCCAGGTCTTTCTCTTCCCCCAGCAGGCCGTCGGGGTCAAACATGCGAAACGCAAGGCCAACCACGGTGGCGATCGGCGCCAGCGTAATCCAGCGCTTCTCGAAATTGAGCCGCAGGCCCAGGACTTCCTTGCCTTCAAACTCGCCCTTGCAGACGATACCGGTATCCGGCAGTGAGGTGGCATCAGAACCAGCGCGGGGACCGGTCAGGCCGAAACAGGGGATGTCCCGGCCATCAGCCAGACGCGGCAGATAGTGGTCTTTCTGTTCCTGGGTGCCGTACTTCAGCAGCAGTTCACCCGGGCCGAGGGAGTTGGGCACGCCCACGGTGGTCATGAGGGTCTCGTTGACCGAGAGCTTCTGCAGTACCAGGGATTGAGCCCGGGTGGACAGGCCCAAGCCGCCGTATTCCTTGGGAATGATCATCCCGAAAAAGCGCTCTTTCTTCAGATAATCCCAAAGTTCAGGCGGCAGATCCGCGCGCTCGACCGCGATATCCCAGGCATTGCACATGCTGGCGGCGACGGAGCACTGGTTGTCGATAAAGGCCTGCTCTTCGGGCGGCAGTTCGCCCAGAGGGCTGGCGAGGAGGGATTTCCATTGCGGGCGCCCGGTGAACAGTTCGCCGTCCCAACCCACGGTGCCGGCCTCAAGCGCGGTACGTTCGGTCGCGGAGACCTTGGGGGCCGCCTTCTTGAAAAAAGCGAAAATGCGGGGGGTGAGCCAGGCCTTACGCAGACCGGGTATGCCCGCGAGCGCTGTCACAGCCGCGCCGATAAGCAAGAGGACACCCATGACTTCAGCATCAGCTATGAAGCCAACTATCGACACGACCACCAGCAGGGCGACAGTCGCCTTGGCGCCGGACTCGCGTCGCATTACAAATAATAGACCGGCAATCGCCAGCACCAGAATAATCAGTTCATTCATGGGGATCCCTCCGCTTGACCACGTTTGGTTGGGGCACCGGCTTGAAGTCCGGAAATGTCAAAACGTCACCAGCGTACCATAATGTCCGGGAGAGCTGATGCCTTGACGGTGCCAGCGAGACGCTCTTAGCGCAAAAAAGGCCTGCTGGCAGTGCGGGTTACGACAGCTTCGCAGTCTGAATTGTCCGGTTTGCCGGAAGTAAGCCGCGAAACCACCGGCAAATCACGACAGCGCTAGCCCTGTGCGGCATCCATTACAATTTCGTATGAACGAAGGCGGTCGTCCAGGTTATAGAAATCCGAGTTGATCATCAGTTCGTCCGCCCCGGTCCCTTCGATAAAGCTGGCCAGCTGCCGCTTTACGGTTTCGCGGCTACCGACCACCGAGGCAGACAACATCTGCATGACCTGACCCCGCTCGTGGGGGTGCCAGTCCAGCTCTTTCACCGGCGGCAACGCGCGGGTGGATTTACCGCGAATGAGGTTGAGGAATTTCTGCTGGTGCGTGGTGGAAAGAAACTCTGCTTGTTCGTCAGTTTCTGCTGCAATAACAGGAATGCCCAGCATCAGATAGGGCTTATCGAGAATGCTGGATGGCTGGAAATTGTCCCGGTACAGACGGATCGCCTCGTGGATATACCCCGGCGCAAAATGACTGGCGAACGCAAAGGGCAAGCCCAGCTTGGCCGCCAGCTGCGCGCTGAATCCGCTTGAACCCAGAAGCCATAACGGAACATGCGTGCCCTGGCCCGGTACGGCTTTGACCCGCTGACCCGGCCGTGCATCCCCCAGGTAACCGGCAAGTTCCTGTACCATTTGCGGAAAGTGCTCGGCGGCCTGGGGGTCGCGCCCGAGCGCGCGCAGGGTCATGCCGTCGGTCCCGGGCGCACGGCCCAGCCCCAGGTCGATGCGATCGGGGTAAAGCGTCGCCAGGGTGCCGAACTGCTCGGCGACTACCAGAGGCGCATGATTGGGCAGCATGACACCACCGCTGCCGACGCGCAGCGTGCTGGTCCGCCCGGCAATATGGCCGATTAGCACGGCGGTTGCAGCGCTGGCGATACCGTCAATGTTGTGGTGTTCCGCCAGCCAGAAGCGATGGTAGCCCAGTTCTTCTGCCCGCCTGGCCAGAGCCACGGAGTTTTCGAAGCTCTCGGCGATGGTTCCCTCATCCCGGATCGGCGCCAGATCCAGCACGGACAGTCGCACATCTTTAAGCATGGGGGTGGGCCTCCTGCGGCAAATATTTGGTCATTAGTGTCCCGAAACACCTGTAGGTTGGGGTTAATCAGCCAGCTTAAAGGGCAGCAGGAACTCGAGGTCAAAAAGACGTTAGACTGGCGGTCAAGTGACACACAGAGAGCCCTCTCCATGCTAGTCGAACGGCCGTCCTCCGAGTCGCATGCCAAAGCCGATATTCTCCTCCTGCTGGTAACGCTCCTGGCCGCCACTGGCTGGATCTTTTCCAAGGAAGCGCTGGCCGGACTACCGCCACTGCTGTTCATGGGGCTGCGCTTTTTCCTTGCGGCCATTGTGCTGGGAATCGCGGGCTGGCATAGCCTGCGGCATGTGGCGCCGGCTCAGTTGAAGCAGGCGCTGGGCCTGGGTGCCTTGTTCGCCCTGGCCATGGCGTTCTGGATCCTGGGACTGTTCAACGCCAGCCACGTGGGCGAGGGCGCCTTTATTACGAGCATGGGCATCGTGCTTGTGCCCGTCGCGGCCCGGGCGCTTTTCGGCGAGCGCCCGCCTGTCAGCACCTGGGTAGCTCTGCCCGTCGCGGTCGGCGGCCTCGCCTGCCTGTCGCTTAACAGGGGTTTAAGCCTGGAACCGGGCCAGCTCTATTTTCTTATCGCGGCGGTCTTCTTCGCGCTTTGCTTCAACCTCAACACCCGCCTGGTGCGGGGCATCCCAGCGATGGCGCTGACCTCCCTGCAGCTCTTCATGGTCGGCGTACTCCTGCTGCCGGCGTCCATGCTGTTCGAGAATTGGCCGAGCGAGGTCGCCACGTCGATTTGGGGCTGGCTGCTGGCCAGCGCACTGATTGGTACCTGCATGCGGTTCTTTATCCAGACCTACGCCCAGGGCCTGGCCTCCGCCAGCCACGCAGCTATCATTATGATGCTGGAGCCTATCTGGACAGCGTTACTGGCCAGCTGGTGGTTGGGCGAAAGCATGGGGGCGCTGCAGCTGGCGGGTTGCGGGCTGATCTTCATGGCGCTGCTGATCAATCGCTGGGCCTGGGTGAGGAGGCTGCTGCGCCGGCGCTAAACCCGCGTGGTACTCGATGGCTTGCATGACCTTCGAGAAAAAGGCTGCGGTATGTCGTGCTCGACACGCATGTGCTAGTATTCGCCCCCCTGAAAAACTGACCAGCCTGATACCTATGACCTCGCAAGCGTTGTTCTTGATGATCACTCCACCCTAGCGCTCTGCCCCGGTTCTGTTCGTGCTTTTCCGATCAGGAAAGCGCGTTGGCTATCCCTGCAGGACCATCCGCCACCTGATGCCCAGGCTCTGGTTATGCCGGCTCTTCTCCTGTTTACGCGAAAATCTTGAAAGCCAAGCTCCAATTGCTGTGAACGCCATAGTCGCCCGGCGGCCCGCTCGCGTAACCCATGGTACGGCTGACTTTCACGTAGCCCTTGCCCGGCTGTAGCCAGAATCTTTATTTCTTTGACCGGTGCCCGTCATCGGTTGCTGTACAGCTTACGAACTGGATCCTCACTATGCTTCATGCCTTGAAAATAAACTGGTTTTCGAACATGCGAGGCGACCTGCTTTCGGGCCTTGTGGTCGCACTCGCGCTGATACCCGAGGCCATTGCCTTTTCGATTATTGCCGGGGTAGACCCGAAAGTCGGCCTTTATGCCTCGTTCTGTATCGCGGTTGTGATCGCTTTCGTGGGCGGCCGGCCGGGTATGATTTCCGCCGCAACCGGCGCCATGGCCCTGCTGATGGTGACGCTGGTCAAAGAACACGGGCTGGAGTATCTGCTCGCGGCGACCCTCCTGACCGGCCTGCTGCAGATCGTTGCCGGTTACCTCAAGCTGGGCAATCTCATGCGCTTCGTCTCCCGGTCGGTGGTCACCGGCTTCGTCAATGCGCTCGCGATCCTCATTTTCATGGCGCAGTTGCCCGAGCTAACGGGCGTCACCTGGCACGTGTACGCCATGACTGCCGCGGGCCTGGGCATTATCTACCTGTTCCCGCTGGTGCCGGTGGTCGGGCGTATCCTCCCTTCGCCCCTGATCTGCATTGTCGCGCTGACTGCTGTGGCCATGATCTACGGCATCGACATCCGTACGGTCGGCGACATGGGCGAGTTGCCTGACACCCTGCCGATATTTCTCTGGCCGGAAGTACCCCTTACGCTTGAAACACTGATGATTATTCTTCCCTACGCCGTCGGCCTCACGGTGGTGGGCCTGCTTGAATCCATGATGACCGCGACCATAGTCGATGATCTTACCGACACCTCCAGCGACCGGAATCGCGAGTGCAAGGGCCAGGGCATCGCCAACATCGGCTCCGGTCTGCTCGGTGGCATGGCTGGCTGCGCCATGATCGGTCAGTCCATCATCAACATTAAGTCCGGCGGCCGGACCCGGCTGTCGACGCTGGCCGCCGGCGTTTTCCTGCTGGTGATGGTACTGGTGCTCGACCAGTGGCTGGTGCAGATCCCGATGGCGGCCCTTGTAGCTGTGATGATCATGGTGTCTATTGGTACTTTCAGCTGGAGTTCGCTGAAGAACCTGAGGGCGCATCCCCTGTCGACCAACGTTGTAATGGTCGTCACGGTGGTTGTGGTCGTGGCGACCCACAATCTGGCCTTCGGGGTTCTGGCGGGGGTGCTGCTTGCGGCTCTGTTCTTCGCCAACAAAGTCGGGCACTTCATGCTGGTCTCGTCTGAGTTTGATGACAACACCGACACCCGCACCTACCGGGTAGTCGGCCAGGTGTTCTTCAGCTCATCCGAGAAATTCATGGCGTCGTTTGATTTCAAGGAAGCTGTGGATAACGTCGTGATTGACCTGAGCCGCGCTCACTTCTGGGATATCACGGCGGTCGGCGCGCTGGACAAGGCCGTGATCAAGTTCCGCCGCGAAGGTGCAGAGGTCGAAATTATCGGCCTTAACGAAGCCAGCGCGACGATCGTTGACCGCTTTGGGGTGCACGACAAGCCCGACGCCGTCGACCAACTGATGGGGCACTAGCCATGAAGCATTCAGACGCATCAAAGGCTGCAGAAGAACAAGAGAATCAGCAAAGCGAGGTTGCCATGTTAGAGGTCATTGCCTGCATCGACGGGTCAAAAGCAGCGCCGTCTGTATGTGACTATGCCGCCTGGGCGAGCTCACGTATGGAAGCACCCTTGACGCTTCTGCACGTTCTGGACGAAGAGCGTTACCCGGTGGCGCCGGACCTTACCGGCAACATTGGCCTGGGCAGCCGCGAGCATCTTATGGAAGAGCTGGCCGAGCTGGATCAGAAGCGCAGCAAACTGGCGCTGGAGCATGGCCACCATATGCTCGACAACGCTGAACTGCGGGCCCGACAGGCCGGCGCCCAGCAAGTATTCAAACGCCAGCGCCACGGTGACCTGACCGAGTCACTGCTTGCGCTCGAAAGCAAAACCCGGCTGATCGTCATGGGCCTGCACGGCGAAAGCAGCGCTGCATCGGGGCGCCAGGTCGGCAGCCAGCTGGAGACCGTCATCCGCCGTTTGCACCGCCCCATATTGCTGGTCACCGATACTTATTCGCAGCCTCGCAGCGCGATGCTGGCTTTTGATGGCAGTCCTACGGCCTTCAAAGGCGTCGAGCTGCTCGCGGGGACACCGGTGTTCAAAAACTTGCCGTTACACATCCTCATGGTGGGCGCTGAGAGCGACACCCACTGGGAGCAACTCAGGCAGGCCGAGAAGAAACTCAGCGGCCAGGGGATTGAGGTTCACCTGGCGATTCGGGCGGGAGAGATCGAGCAGACGTTGCACGCCTATCAGGAAGAACACGACATCGACATGCTGATCATGGGCGCTTATGGTCATTCCCGCATCCGCCAGTTCCTCGTCGGTAGCACGACGGAAAAAATGCTCGAAACGGCGAAGAAGCCGCTGGTTATCCTTCGCTGATCCCCGATGATGCGCTGCCCGGGAGGCCGACCTGGTCTCATGGGCAGGTCCATCCGTATCCCGCAACCGGTGTGTTCAGGCGTGCCGTTCCAGTTTGCACCAGCACGACAGCCGACCTGATTCTGACGACGAGCTAACGATGATGTAATTATACTTAACTTATTGTTTTATAAGTTTTTATAAAACAAATATAGCTGTCATTAACATAGATTGGTTTT is part of the Hydrocarboniclastica marina genome and encodes:
- a CDS encoding DMT family transporter, with translation MLVERPSSESHAKADILLLLVTLLAATGWIFSKEALAGLPPLLFMGLRFFLAAIVLGIAGWHSLRHVAPAQLKQALGLGALFALAMAFWILGLFNASHVGEGAFITSMGIVLVPVAARALFGERPPVSTWVALPVAVGGLACLSLNRGLSLEPGQLYFLIAAVFFALCFNLNTRLVRGIPAMALTSLQLFMVGVLLLPASMLFENWPSEVATSIWGWLLASALIGTCMRFFIQTYAQGLASASHAAIIMMLEPIWTALLASWWLGESMGALQLAGCGLIFMALLINRWAWVRRLLRRR
- a CDS encoding SulP family inorganic anion transporter, with amino-acid sequence MLHALKINWFSNMRGDLLSGLVVALALIPEAIAFSIIAGVDPKVGLYASFCIAVVIAFVGGRPGMISAATGAMALLMVTLVKEHGLEYLLAATLLTGLLQIVAGYLKLGNLMRFVSRSVVTGFVNALAILIFMAQLPELTGVTWHVYAMTAAGLGIIYLFPLVPVVGRILPSPLICIVALTAVAMIYGIDIRTVGDMGELPDTLPIFLWPEVPLTLETLMIILPYAVGLTVVGLLESMMTATIVDDLTDTSSDRNRECKGQGIANIGSGLLGGMAGCAMIGQSIINIKSGGRTRLSTLAAGVFLLVMVLVLDQWLVQIPMAALVAVMIMVSIGTFSWSSLKNLRAHPLSTNVVMVVTVVVVVATHNLAFGVLAGVLLAALFFANKVGHFMLVSSEFDDNTDTRTYRVVGQVFFSSSEKFMASFDFKEAVDNVVIDLSRAHFWDITAVGALDKAVIKFRREGAEVEIIGLNEASATIVDRFGVHDKPDAVDQLMGH
- a CDS encoding universal stress protein; its protein translation is MKHSDASKAAEEQENQQSEVAMLEVIACIDGSKAAPSVCDYAAWASSRMEAPLTLLHVLDEERYPVAPDLTGNIGLGSREHLMEELAELDQKRSKLALEHGHHMLDNAELRARQAGAQQVFKRQRHGDLTESLLALESKTRLIVMGLHGESSAASGRQVGSQLETVIRRLHRPILLVTDTYSQPRSAMLAFDGSPTAFKGVELLAGTPVFKNLPLHILMVGAESDTHWEQLRQAEKKLSGQGIEVHLAIRAGEIEQTLHAYQEEHDIDMLIMGAYGHSRIRQFLVGSTTEKMLETAKKPLVILR
- a CDS encoding acyl-CoA dehydrogenase, which produces MNELIILVLAIAGLLFVMRRESGAKATVALLVVVSIVGFIADAEVMGVLLLIGAAVTALAGIPGLRKAWLTPRIFAFFKKAAPKVSATERTALEAGTVGWDGELFTGRPQWKSLLASPLGELPPEEQAFIDNQCSVAASMCNAWDIAVERADLPPELWDYLKKERFFGMIIPKEYGGLGLSTRAQSLVLQKLSVNETLMTTVGVPNSLGPGELLLKYGTQEQKDHYLPRLADGRDIPCFGLTGPRAGSDATSLPDTGIVCKGEFEGKEVLGLRLNFEKRWITLAPIATVVGLAFRMFDPDGLLGEEKDLGITCALVPRNTKGMEIGRRHWPIGSPFLNGPIVGKDVFIPLDWIIGGPKMAGEGWRMLVECLSVGRSVTLPSGASGSGRYMLGMAGGFTRIRRQFNVPVAEMEGVQEPLARIAAKAYIAQASVIQTANMIDNGEKPAVPSAILKSQLTEFQRDMAMDAMDVHGGRTVTLGPRNYLGIGFSATAVSITVEGANILTRNLMIFGQGAIRCHPYVLEELAAKDDNDIEAFDRAFFAHARLIFGNFARAFTQAFGIGAGNLPFDHIAAPYAKAVTRFSAAFGLCADAAMASVGSDLKKRELLSARLGDVLSNLYMGSMVLKQWQESRAAMGETALFQYSMTLLLNRAEEALQEFLANLPNRPLAWALRLSVMPTGRHWKRPADVLTHEIARAISTDTPLRTKLTENTWNTAEPGQKNNPLARYNALLKDYPRAEKLYHTVNKAYAKGQLPADALHPEKRVIAAREADIINADDADFMATFEAEVLDMLTVDDFPFDGIAYDKDKVNWHGTQEKETGNKPTAQKSDGKSGKTAKA
- a CDS encoding LLM class flavin-dependent oxidoreductase codes for the protein MLKDVRLSVLDLAPIRDEGTIAESFENSVALARRAEELGYHRFWLAEHHNIDGIASAATAVLIGHIAGRTSTLRVGSGGVMLPNHAPLVVAEQFGTLATLYPDRIDLGLGRAPGTDGMTLRALGRDPQAAEHFPQMVQELAGYLGDARPGQRVKAVPGQGTHVPLWLLGSSGFSAQLAAKLGLPFAFASHFAPGYIHEAIRLYRDNFQPSSILDKPYLMLGIPVIAAETDEQAEFLSTTHQQKFLNLIRGKSTRALPPVKELDWHPHERGQVMQMLSASVVGSRETVKRQLASFIEGTGADELMINSDFYNLDDRLRSYEIVMDAAQG